Proteins encoded in a region of the Haloarchaeobius salinus genome:
- a CDS encoding DUF2240 family protein yields the protein MSLRVAVAAPFRQRGKDELAENEFVVALSLDRDWFSPDQAKRLVDVATGEGLLERDDTGLRPTFDPGGVTVPEGFVPDEHILRSRSAFEQVLDDLVADGHEKHEAVGEINQLQGELDVTIEAAAVVYARRNGLDVSGVREKAVAELAGDDGEAR from the coding sequence ATGAGTCTTCGCGTCGCCGTGGCCGCGCCGTTCCGCCAGCGCGGCAAGGACGAACTCGCCGAGAACGAGTTCGTGGTCGCGCTGTCGCTCGACCGCGACTGGTTCTCGCCGGACCAGGCGAAGCGACTGGTCGACGTGGCGACGGGCGAGGGGCTGTTAGAGCGCGACGACACCGGGCTACGGCCGACGTTCGACCCCGGCGGGGTCACGGTGCCGGAGGGGTTCGTCCCGGACGAGCATATCCTCCGCTCCCGCTCGGCGTTCGAGCAGGTGCTCGACGACCTCGTCGCCGACGGACACGAGAAGCACGAGGCCGTCGGCGAGATCAACCAGCTGCAGGGCGAGCTGGACGTGACCATCGAGGCCGCCGCGGTGGTCTACGCTCGCCGGAACGGGCTGGACGTGAGCGGCGTGCGCGAGAAGGCCGTCGCCGAGCTGGCTGGAGACGACGGGGAGGCGAGGTAG
- a CDS encoding 30S ribosomal protein S8e, which translates to MQDQGRSIRKRTGGRLRPIRNRKKHQLGRLPTETQVGEPRFRVVDTRGNTTKTRALATDVANVNKGGETVEATIEDVVENDANPNYVRRNIITKGALIETDAGTARVTSRPGQTGQVNAVAVDE; encoded by the coding sequence ATGCAAGACCAGGGACGCTCCATTCGCAAGCGCACCGGTGGGCGACTGCGCCCGATCCGCAACCGAAAGAAGCACCAGCTCGGCCGTCTCCCCACGGAGACCCAGGTCGGTGAGCCCCGCTTCCGTGTCGTCGACACGCGCGGCAACACGACGAAGACCCGTGCGCTCGCGACCGACGTCGCCAACGTGAACAAGGGCGGCGAGACCGTCGAGGCCACCATCGAGGACGTCGTCGAGAACGACGCCAACCCGAACTACGTGCGCCGGAACATCATCACGAAGGGCGCGCTCATCGAGACCGACGCCGGCACCGCCCGCGTCACCTCCCGTCCCGGCCAGACCGGACAGGTCAACGCCGTCGCCGTCGACGAGTAA